In a single window of the Candidatus Flexicrinis proximus genome:
- a CDS encoding allantoate amidohydrolase, which translates to MRQHFQSRFVERIEALARLSESPDYLVRPSFTPSMKRANALVGDWMRAAGMSVHEDAVGNLIGRYEGTTPDAKAVLIGSHIDTVIDAGKYDGTLGVLLGLACVEELAVQGKRLQAAIEVIAFCDEEGLRYKLSFVGSRALAGVLSHEHLELEDADGVPLKRAMVDYGGLPPFAPEGRNPSGLIGYLEAHIEQGPVLESAGVPVGIVSGIQGLNRFEVVFSGEAGHAGTVPMPLRRDALVAAARFIVAVQETARATEGLVATVGQIQALPGASNAIPGRAVLSLDLRHMEEATRRSAIASISAQAAEIAERERVGLRWTEITDTAATPCSPQIMEALSASARALGVPTKTLASGAGHDAVMISRIAPVGMLFVRCKDGISHNPAEYCSPVDAETAADVILGAIEALSLP; encoded by the coding sequence ATGAGACAGCATTTTCAATCGCGGTTTGTGGAACGGATCGAGGCGCTGGCGCGGTTGTCGGAATCGCCGGACTATCTCGTGCGTCCATCATTCACCCCGTCGATGAAGCGCGCCAACGCGCTGGTAGGCGACTGGATGCGCGCCGCAGGCATGAGTGTGCACGAGGACGCGGTGGGCAATCTGATCGGGCGCTATGAGGGAACTACGCCGGATGCAAAGGCGGTGTTGATCGGCAGTCATATCGACACCGTGATCGACGCGGGGAAATATGATGGGACACTGGGCGTGCTGCTGGGACTGGCCTGCGTCGAGGAACTGGCAGTACAAGGGAAACGGCTGCAGGCTGCCATTGAAGTGATCGCGTTCTGCGATGAAGAAGGTCTGCGCTATAAGCTCTCTTTTGTCGGCAGCCGCGCTCTTGCCGGCGTGCTTTCACACGAGCACCTCGAACTGGAGGACGCCGACGGCGTACCGCTCAAGCGCGCCATGGTGGACTACGGCGGACTGCCGCCGTTTGCGCCTGAAGGACGGAATCCGTCCGGACTCATCGGCTATCTCGAAGCTCACATCGAGCAGGGTCCGGTGCTGGAATCGGCAGGCGTACCGGTCGGGATCGTCAGCGGAATACAGGGTCTGAACCGCTTCGAGGTCGTGTTTTCTGGCGAGGCCGGGCACGCCGGGACGGTGCCGATGCCGCTGCGGCGCGATGCGCTGGTGGCCGCTGCCCGCTTCATCGTCGCAGTGCAGGAAACCGCGCGGGCGACCGAGGGACTGGTCGCGACCGTCGGCCAGATTCAGGCGCTTCCGGGCGCGAGCAACGCGATTCCGGGCCGCGCGGTACTCAGTCTCGACCTTCGCCACATGGAAGAAGCCACGCGGCGCAGCGCCATTGCGTCCATCAGCGCGCAGGCCGCCGAGATCGCCGAGCGTGAACGGGTCGGGCTGCGCTGGACCGAGATCACCGATACGGCGGCCACCCCCTGTTCACCGCAGATCATGGAGGCGCTGTCGGCGTCCGCGCGGGCGCTTGGCGTGCCAACCAAGACGCTGGCAAGCGGGGCCGGCCATGACGCCGTGATGATCTCGCGTATCGCGCCAGTCGGCATGCTGTTCGTGCGCTGCAAAGACGGCATCAGCCACAATCCGGCAGAATACTGCTCCCCGGTCGATGCCGAAACCGCCGCGGACGTCATATTAGGCGCGATTGAGGCGCTTTCCCTGCCCTGA